CTACGCGATCAAACGCGGCACGGCCGTCGCGGATTGCCGTAAGGCCCTCGACATCACCGCGATGTTGGAAGTGCGGGACCACACGCCACTCGACCCGCGGCAGATTACGCCCCACCAGTTTTGGTCCATCTACGACGCCGCCGCGGGGGCCGGCGATCGGGTCTTCGCCGCCCTCATGTTGACCGCTCTAAACGGCGCGTTTTACAGCAGCGAGGTCGCGAAGTTGAAGTGGCAGGAGATCGACCTGGACCGAGGCGAGATCGTCGCCCGTCGAACGAAGACCGGCGTGAGCAGGGTGGCCGTCCTTTGGCCCGAGACGGTCGAAGCCTTGAACAATCTGGACCGGCCCGGCGAATATGTCTTCAACACGCGAGTGCGAAGTTACACGACATTCAGCGTCCTTGAGGCTTGGCGCAAGTATCGAGGAAATTCGGGTCAGCCCGAGGACGTGACCTTCGGCAGAATCCGTGATGCCGGCTTTACGGTCGCCTGCCGCATCAGCTTGGACCAAGCCCGCGTGCTTGCCGGTCTCCGGCTGCCCGGCGCCAGCGATCACTGCGTTCGTCGCAACCCTCAGTTCGTCGCCAATGCCTGCCGCGCGATCCATGACGAGTTTACGGCTGGTCGCAACAAAAGGAGTGGGTAGATCCGTCCCGCCGTCGGCGACACGAAGTCGACAACGCCCGCTGCCAAACAGGAAGCGGCAAAAGGGAAGCTGAGGCGGCACGTTAGGGCCGTGAAATGCGGACGCACATGCTCTGTCTCAACCCCCTCGATGTTCGGCGCTCGTTCGGTGGCGCGGCCGCTTCGCGGCGGTTACATCCTAAGGGATGGTCACCAGCAAATCGCCGCGGAAGGTCTTGAAGTTGGCTTATGAGCTGGGGCTCGACGTGCTGCCCTCGTACTTCAGCCCGTTCAGCCGGCACGACGGGTTCACCAAGCCGCAGTTGTTCGCGTGCCTCGTCCTGCGCGAACATCAGCGAAAGAGCTTCCGCGGCATAGAGGCGTTGCTGGTCGACTCACCGCAGTGGCTGGCGGACATTGGTTTGACGAAGGCCCCGGACCACAACACGCTGTCGCGCGCGTTCAACGCGTTCGTCACGCCGGGCCTGGCCGAGTCGATGCTCGACCTGACGGCGAAGCTCGCCGCCAGCCGCAAGCTGTTGCGGGGCGACGGGCTCAAGCCGTTGACGCTCGACTCGAGCATGTTCGAGAGCCGGCACGTCAGCCGGCACTTCGAGCGGCGTCAGCAGGACGGCAAGCGTCGGTCGACGAAGTCGAAGACGTCGCCGAACCCTCGTAAAAAAGGGGCGGTTCGTGGGGCCGGCCGGTGAACCGACGGCGGCGGACGGTCGTGCGTCGGCTGCCGAAGCTGTCGCTGGCCGTCGACGCCGCGTCGCACGTCGTGCTCGCCGCGATCGCCAGCACCGGGGCCGGCGGCGACCAGCCGTACCTGAACGGACTGCTGTTTCACGCGTGGCGGCGGACCGAAGGCCGCGTGCGGTGCGTGGTGGCCGACGCGGGTTACGACTCGGAGGACAACCACCGGATCGCGCGGCGGGACATGGGCGTGCGTTCGATCATCCCGCCAAGGCCGGCCGCCCGACGGCGAACTTGCCGACGGAACCGATGCGGCGGAACATGTACCACCGCTTCAAACGCAAGGCCGACGCCCGCGCGTACGGCCAACGCTGGCAGGCCGAGACGGCCAACAGCATGATCAAACGCAACCTCGGCTCGGCCATGCGTGCCCGCAGCGCGGTCGGCAGGCGACACGAGCTGCTGCTCCGCGTGCTGACGCACAACATCATGCTGCTGGCGGAGGGTCGAGCGGCTGTCTTCATCGTCAAGCTCCGAGAACAAGATTTTCGTTCCACGCGGTTTTGGTTTTGAGCATCACATTGAGGATGATCAGGATCTTTCGCATGCACGCGACCATGACCACCTTGAATGCCTTGCCGGCGGCGGTCAGCCGGTCGGCGTAGGCCTTGATCGTCGGGTTGTGACGCTTGGCCACCCACGCGGCCATGAACAACGCGCTGCGGGCGTCCCGCCGGCCGCCGCGGATCATGCGTTTCCCATGCTGCTTGCCGGAATCGTGGTTCATCGGCGCGACGCCGGCCAGGGACGCGACCTGCTCCCGGTTGAGCTTGCCCAGTTCGGGCAGGTCCGCGACCAGGCGGAAGGCGATGGTCTTGCCGATGCCCGGCACGCCGTCGATCAACGCGACGCGCTCCTTCCATTGCGGGTCGTTGTCGATCAGCGACTCGAGCGCCGCGTCGATCTGCGCGACCTGTTTGTCCAGGTGCTTGAGGTGCTGCCTGACCTGCCGCACGGCCAAAGCGCCGACGGCCCGTTGGGCACGGTTGACCTCCATCGTGCGCATGGCGACGAGCTGGCGTCGACGCGTTAATAGTTCGTCGAGCAGAACCTGCTGCGCGGACGGGACCTCGCTGGGCCGCGGCTCCAGGCGCATGGCGAACTCCGCGAGGACGCGTGCGTCGATGCGGTCGGTCTTGGCGAGCGTGCCCATCGCCTGGGCGAAGCGTCGGACGCGCGTCGGGTTGACGACCGCCACCGCGACGCCCGCCGTCAGCAACCCGACGGCGACCCGGCGTTCGTAGCCGCCGGTGGACTCGACGACCACGAGGCGGACCGCGTGGGGCTTGAGTTGGCGCAACAGGGCGTCGATTCCCTCCTCGGAGTTGGGCAAAGAGAGCGTCGGGTCCGCCTGGCGTGACGGCCCGACGCGTAGGTGGACGTCGAGCGTGTCCTTAGAGACGTCGACGCCGACAAATACCGGTGATGAAGGATCGGTCATGGAAACATCCCTGCCTTGCAGATGCGAACTGCGGACCGCCGCCGCGAGGCGTCCCGCGTTCTGGCGGCTGTTCGGGCTTGGACCACGACGCCGACGACGATCCGGCTCGACCACGGCCTCGCGGCCCAGACAGGCTCGATCTGCCGTCGGCGGGCGTGCCGCCAGCGACTCGGTTGGCTCGTCCGCTGGCGACGCACCGGAAACCATTGAACCAGATTTACGGTGCGTATTTAAGATACAAGACAGAGCAGGACGGGCGCCCAATGTGGCGCACCCGTCGCGTCCATCCACGACAGCCCGGCCTGTGCGGCGGGCGTGATCGGGGTGGCCGCGTGGTTGACCACTTAACCCAACCGGGCAACTACGCTTGCTGCAAACGCACCGGTGGTGCCGCCGCCCACGTATCGCAGGAACGACTTGCGGCTAACGGTGCCCTTGTTACAGATCACGACATTCCGTAAACCATCCATGATTTGTCCGATTCTGTTAACAGCAGCCAGAAAACGTTTGTCCGGTCGAGCAGCGACGGCGGCGTACGTCGCGTCGCGATTGAGGCCTGCCGGGCGCTTACTGCGTGCGACCGGTCGGAGTTAACGTCAGTTCCTTTTCCGTCGACAAGAAATGCCGGTGTGGCGATTCGTCTAACACATACGGCCCCACCCTTCGGTCGAAGTTCAGCAGCAGCATCGTTTGATCATCCGCGGCGGGGCGGGCTTCGGGTTCGAACGACTCGCTCGCGTACCGTGCGATCGAACTGATGCGCACGCTATCCAGTTGTCCGTCGAGTGCGTCAACCGCCGACCCACCGCGGCCAACGTCGCCGCCGACGATCAGCGGAAGCTCGTTGTCCTTCAGTTCACCCTCACGGTTCCCACGCGCGACGAGGCGCCCATCGACGTACAGTCGCAGCTCGTGACCGTCGAAGACCGATGCGACGTGGTACCAGCAGTTGGTGTCCAGGCGCAGCGTCGCGGGGCCCGAACGGTCAAACACCTGTCGCCAATGAATGCGCTCGCGGTGGGACGGCCATTGTTCACGAAGATGCCGTACCCGCTGTTCTGCATCTTGCTCAGCAGGCCCTGTCGATCCTTGTACGAGCGGGCCAGGAAGTGGGTCTCCAAGGTGAACTGCTTGCCGGGCAGCCTCATCATCGTCGGCGGCACTGGAAGGGCAGCGTTGCCGCTCAAGTCCAACGCGTTCGGTTGAGCAACGGCCGCGTCGAATTCCATCGGCAACGGCACGCGCCGGGTTGGCACCGCGTAGCGGTGGCTCGGCGCGAGATAATCGGCATCAACGACGAACTCCAACGCCCTCAACGTGCTGTCATCCAACGGGGACGCCACACGGCGGACGCGAAACGGGACCGTCGCCTCGCCACCGGCAGCCAAGGTCACATGCTCGTGATCCGGCGCCGCGCCCCAGCGGCTATCGTCGCTCTCCGGGACGATCGTATATTCGACCGATCGGGTCGTGGGATTGACGATGCGCACCTTCACGAGTTGCTGGGCCGATCCGTCCGGCCCCATCGCGATCGGCGCGTCGAGCTTGGGCTCGGCCCGGCTTAGGCGCAGCGTCTGCTCCGTAAGCTCGCCGGTGATCTCGCGCACGTCCATCGCGGTGCCGACCGGGAACGCGGCCATCGCCACTTGGGCTTTGCGCACAGTCACGACGTGATAGTGATGAAGCCACCCTGCCTCGGGGACCGCGCCGTTCTGGCCACTGCCG
The Tepidisphaeraceae bacterium DNA segment above includes these coding regions:
- a CDS encoding IS110 family transposase, with protein sequence MTDPSSPVFVGVDVSKDTLDVHLRVGPSRQADPTLSLPNSEEGIDALLRQLKPHAVRLVVVESTGGYERRVAVGLLTAGVAVAVVNPTRVRRFAQAMGTLAKTDRIDARVLAEFAMRLEPRPSEVPSAQQVLLDELLTRRRQLVAMRTMEVNRAQRAVGALAVRQVRQHLKHLDKQVAQIDAALESLIDNDPQWKERVALIDGVPGIGKTIAFRLVADLPELGKLNREQVASLAGVAPMNHDSGKQHGKRMIRGGRRDARSALFMAAWVAKRHNPTIKAYADRLTAAGKAFKVVMVACMRKILIILNVMLKTKTAWNENLVLGA
- a CDS encoding LamG domain-containing protein, which encodes MRLDTNCWYHVASVFDGHELRLYVDGRLVARGNREGELKDNELPLIVGGDVGRGGSAVDALDGQLDSVRISSIARYASESFEPEARPAADDQTMLLLNFDRRVGPYVLDESPHRHFLSTEKELTLTPTGRTQ